The segment GGCGCCCGATGCCGACCTCTATCTGCTGGTCTCGGGCGCGGTGCGCGTCACCACCTATTCGGCCGGTGGCAAGCAGGTGACCTTCAGCGACTACAGGACCGGCGACTATTTCGGCGAGGTAGCCGCGGTGGACGGCCGGCCGCGCTCGGCCGATGTGCTGACCCTGGAGCCCAGCGTGCTGGCCGTGCTGCCACGGGCGGACTTCCTGGCCCTGATGCGCGAGGAGCCGCAGATCGGCCTGCGCGTGATGCAGCGCCTGGCCGGCATGGTGCGCCGGCTCTCGCGCCGGGTGGTGGAGCTCAGCGTGCTGAGCGTGCAGCAGCGCCTGTGGGTGGAGCTGTTGCGTCTGGCCGAGGGGGCCGGCGTGGTGGGCAATCAGGCCCGGCTCACGCCCGTGCCCAAGCATATGGATCTGGCCGCCCGCATCAGCACCAACCGCGAGCAGGTGGCGCGCGAGCTCAGCGCGCTCAGCCGCCAGGGCCTGGTGCGCAAGGAAGGCAAGACCCTGGTGCTGGCCGATCTGGCCGCCCTGCGCGCGCGCCTGGAGGCGGCTCAGGAAACGGCATAGGCCCAGGCTCGATCAATCCTCGGCCGCGGCCTCCGGGCCCAGCAGGGCCAGGCACTCATCGATCAAGGCATGAAGCTGGGCCACCCGGGCCTCGCCCAGGCGCTCGTTGAGCGCCCGCTGTGCCCGCTTCCAGTCGGCCTTCATGGCAGCTCGCTTGGCCTGGCCGGCCGGCGTGAGCCGCAGCTGACGGCTGCGCGCATCGCCACCCGCGCCCTGCTCCACCCAACCGCCGGCGATCAGGGGCTGCAGATTGCGCGAGAGCGTGGAGGCTTCCAGACCCATGCGCCGGGCCAGCAGGCTGGGCTGTATCGGCCCCAGATGGTCGATATGGGCCAGCAGCGAGTACTGCGTGGGCTTGAGCCCGGTAGGGGCGAAAAAAGGCTCCACCTGCTGGGCCACGTGGCGCGTCAACTGGCGCAGCTTGAAATTGGTGCAGCCCTGGGGCGTGGCGATCAGGGTGCCGTCGTCGGCGACGCTTGTTGCCTGGGTGACAGAAGCCATTTCATTATTGTATCTACAATGATTGCAGCTACAACCATTCAGAGAACCGCATGAGCACCCAGGAACACGATCAGGTTTTGCAGCAATGGCTGGCCGAGGAGGCCGCGGTGCGCGCCCGCATCCAGCCCGAGCCGGGCCTGGCCCGGCCCGAGCAACTGGCGGGCCGCGACGGCCTGCAGCAGATGCAGGCCATGCTCCAGGGCGAGGTGCCGCCGCCGCACATCGCCAAGACCCTGGACTTCACCCTGATCTCGGCCGAGCGCGGTGAGGTGGTCTTCCAGGGCCAGCCTCTGCTGCGGCACTACAACCCTCTGGGCAGCGTGCATGGCGGCTGGTTCGCCACCCTGCTGGACTCCGCCCTGGGCTGCGCGGTGCACACCATCCTGCCCGTGGGCAAGGGCTACACCACGCTGGAGTTCAAGCTCAATCTGGTGCGTGGCCTGAGCGTGCAGGTGCCGCGGGTGCGCGCCATCGGTCGCGTGGTGCACGCGGGCAAGCAGGTTGCCACCTCAGAGGCGCAGCTGGTGGGGCATGACGGCAAGCTCTACGCCCACGCCAGCACCACCTGCCTGATCTTCGATCTGCAGCGCTGAGCGCGGGCGCGTCCCCGCCCGGCGCTAGCGGAAGAAGGCCACGGCCTGCACCAGTTGCTGGGCCTGGTTGCGCAGGCTCTCCGCAGCGGCGGCGCTCTGCTCCACCAGGGCGGCGTTCTGCTGGGTCACCTTGTCCATCTGGCTGATGGCCTCGCCAATCTGACCCACCCCGTTGCTCTGCTCGGCGCTGGCGCTGCTGATCTCACCCACGATATCGGTGACGCGGCGGATCGCGTTCACCACCTCGTCCATGGTCTGGCCGGCCCGATCCACCAGGGCCGTGCCCTGCTCCACCCGCTCGGCGCTGGCCCCGATCAGCGCCTTGATGTCCTTGGCGGCGCTTGCCGAGCGCTGCGCCAGTTCCCGCACCTCCTGCGCCACGACGGCAAAGCCCTTGCCGGCCTCGCCCGCGCGGGCGGCTTCCACACCGGCATTCAGCGCCAGAAGGTTGGTCTGGAACGCGATGTCGTCGATGACGCCGATGATGTTGGAGATCTCGCGCGAGCTCTCGTTGATGCCCTGCATGGTCGTGACCACCTCGGACACGACCTGGCCCCCGCGGCTGGCCACCTCCGAGGCGCCCTGGGCCAGCTGATTGGCCTGCAGAGCGTTGTCGGCGTTGTTGCGCACGGTGGAGCCCAGCTCGTCCATGGTGGCGGCGGTCTCTTCCAGGGCCGCGGCCTGCTCCTCGGTGCGCTGGCTCAGGTCGGCATTGCCCTGGGCGATCTGGGCGCTGGCTGTGGCCACGCTCTCCGAGTTGTTGCGCACCGTCACCACGATCTCCTGCAGGCGCTGGCGCATCTCCTCCAGCGCGCGCAGCAGCTGGGCGGTCTCGTCCCGACCCTGGGCCGCAAAGCTGAGCGACATATTGCCTGCAGCCATTTCCTGCGCGCCGGCCACCGCGCGCTGCAGCGAGGCAGTCACATTGCGGCTGATGAAGTAGCCCAGGCCCACGCCGACACCCACGCCCAGCAGGATCAGCACGATGGTCATGCTGAAGCTGCTGTGATAGGTCTCGTCCGTTTCCTTGGAGAGCTGCTCGGCATTGCCCTCCTTGAGGCGCGCCAGCACGGTCATCTGGTCATCCACCAGGTTGACCACCGGGGCGAAGCGGGTGAACAGATAGTTCACACCCTCGCTGGCCTGCCCCAGCGGCGCGGCGCCGGCCAGCGCATCCACCTCCTTCAGGGCTTTCTCGTAGTCCCGCCAGAAGGCGTCCAGCTTCTCGAAGGCGGCCTTGCCCTTTTCCGTGTGGTAGAGCGGGCGCGCCTTCTCCAGATTGCTCTTGGTGAGCTCCAGGTTCTTTTGCAGATTGGCCCGCGCCTTGAGCCGCTGCTCCTCGCTGGTGGCCAGCAGGGTGTTGCGCACATCGCGCCCCAGGTAGAGCAGGTTGATGTTGGCCTCCTTCATGTAGGAGAGCCCCAGCAACTCCTTGTCATACATGAGGTTGCCCGCATCGTTGATGCGGCTCATATTGAAGAGGCCCATCAGGCCCATGCCCGCGCCAATGGCGGCGACGATCACAAAGGCCGCAATCAGCTTGGTGGCGATGCGGAAGTTGGAGAGCTGCATGCGTGTGCTCCTGAGAACAACAAACGATGACTGTGCTGACGATCAATCGTCAGGCCTCTCCCTCGCTCCGGATACGACCATAGCGCAGCCCCAGGCACGGGAGTTCCCGAACTGGGCAGCAAAGCGCGTATTTTTTGGCGATATGGCGGGCACGCAACGCCGTGCCCGGGGGCAAGCGCTCCCGCACCGCC is part of the Shinella sp. XGS7 genome and harbors:
- a CDS encoding Crp/Fnr family transcriptional regulator, with the protein product MPAPPSSFALRDMPLLRGLSTERLDRLARQCRWRSTEAQVSLVADAAPDADLYLLVSGAVRVTTYSAGGKQVTFSDYRTGDYFGEVAAVDGRPRSADVLTLEPSVLAVLPRADFLALMREEPQIGLRVMQRLAGMVRRLSRRVVELSVLSVQQRLWVELLRLAEGAGVVGNQARLTPVPKHMDLAARISTNREQVARELSALSRQGLVRKEGKTLVLADLAALRARLEAAQETA
- a CDS encoding PaaI family thioesterase, whose protein sequence is MSTQEHDQVLQQWLAEEAAVRARIQPEPGLARPEQLAGRDGLQQMQAMLQGEVPPPHIAKTLDFTLISAERGEVVFQGQPLLRHYNPLGSVHGGWFATLLDSALGCAVHTILPVGKGYTTLEFKLNLVRGLSVQVPRVRAIGRVVHAGKQVATSEAQLVGHDGKLYAHASTTCLIFDLQR
- a CDS encoding MarR family winged helix-turn-helix transcriptional regulator, with product MASVTQATSVADDGTLIATPQGCTNFKLRQLTRHVAQQVEPFFAPTGLKPTQYSLLAHIDHLGPIQPSLLARRMGLEASTLSRNLQPLIAGGWVEQGAGGDARSRQLRLTPAGQAKRAAMKADWKRAQRALNERLGEARVAQLHALIDECLALLGPEAAAED
- a CDS encoding methyl-accepting chemotaxis protein, producing the protein MQLSNFRIATKLIAAFVIVAAIGAGMGLMGLFNMSRINDAGNLMYDKELLGLSYMKEANINLLYLGRDVRNTLLATSEEQRLKARANLQKNLELTKSNLEKARPLYHTEKGKAAFEKLDAFWRDYEKALKEVDALAGAAPLGQASEGVNYLFTRFAPVVNLVDDQMTVLARLKEGNAEQLSKETDETYHSSFSMTIVLILLGVGVGVGLGYFISRNVTASLQRAVAGAQEMAAGNMSLSFAAQGRDETAQLLRALEEMRQRLQEIVVTVRNNSESVATASAQIAQGNADLSQRTEEQAAALEETAATMDELGSTVRNNADNALQANQLAQGASEVASRGGQVVSEVVTTMQGINESSREISNIIGVIDDIAFQTNLLALNAGVEAARAGEAGKGFAVVAQEVRELAQRSASAAKDIKALIGASAERVEQGTALVDRAGQTMDEVVNAIRRVTDIVGEISSASAEQSNGVGQIGEAISQMDKVTQQNAALVEQSAAAAESLRNQAQQLVQAVAFFR